The following proteins are co-located in the Camelina sativa cultivar DH55 chromosome 12, Cs, whole genome shotgun sequence genome:
- the LOC104732939 gene encoding cytochrome P450 85A1 isoform X1 encodes MGTVMVMMGLLVIFVSLCSALLRWNQMRYTKNGLPPGTMGWPIFGETTEFLKQGPNFMRNQRLRYGSFFKSHLLGCPTLISMDSEVNRYILKNESKGLVPGYPQSMLDILGTCNMAAVHGSSHRLMRGSLLSLISSTMMRDHILPKVDHFMRSYLGQWNELEDIDIQDKTKHMAFLSSLTQIAENLRKPFVEEFKTAFFKLVVGTLSVPIDLPGTNYRCGIQARKNVDRLLRELMQERRDSGETFTDMLGYLMKKEDNRYSLTDEEIRDQVVTILYSGYETVSTTSMMALKYLHDHPKALQELRTEHLAIRERKRPDEPLGLEDVKSMKFTRAVIFETSRLATIVNGVLRKTTRDLEINGYLIPKGWRIYVYTREINYDANLYEDPLIFNPWRWMKKSLESQNSCFVFGGGTRLCPGKELGIVEISSFLHYFVTRYRWEEVGGDELMVFPRVFAPKGFHLRISPY; translated from the exons ATGGGAacagtgatggtgatgatgggaCTACTTGTTATCTTCGTCTCGCTCTGCTCTGCTCTTCTTCGATGGAATCAGATGCGATATACCAAGAATGGCCTTCCTCCTGGAACCATGGGCTGGCCAATCTTTGGCGAAACCACCGAGTTCCTCAAACAAGGCCCCAACTTCATGAGAAACCAAAGACTccg ATATGGGAGTTTCTTCAAATCTCATCTTCTTGGTTGTCCAACATTAATCTCGATGGACTCAGAAGTGAACAGATACATTTTAAAGAACGAATCAAAAGGTTTGGTTCCTGGTTACCCACAATCTATGCTTGATATACTCGGGACTTGCAACATGGCTGCGGTTCATGGTTCGAGCCACCGGCTTATGAGAGGCTCGCTTCTCTCTCTTATAAGCTCGACCATGATGAGGGATCACATCTTGCCTAAAGTCGATCACTTCATGAGAAGCTATCTTGGTCAGTGGAATGAACTTGAGGATATTGATATCCAAGATAAGACCAAACAT ATGGCATTTTTATCTTCACTGACACAGATCGCTGAGAATTTAAGAAAACCATTCGTTGAAGAATTCAAAACAGCGTTCTTCAAGCTTGTTGTTGGTACTTTATCAGTTCCGATCGATCTTCCCGGTACGAATTATCGTTGCGGAATCCAA GCAAGAAAGAACGTTGATAGGTTGCTAAGAGAGCTGATGCAAGAACGTAGAGATTCTGGAGAAACATTCACGGACATGTTAGGTTACttgatgaagaaggaagataacCGATACTCATTAACCGATGAAGAAATAAGAGACCAAGTCGTCACGATTTTGTATTCGGGTTACGAAACTGTTTCTACGACATCTATGATGGCTCTTAAGTACCTTCATGATCACCCTAAAGCTCTTCAAGAACTCAGA ACAGAGCATTTGGCTATAAGGGAAAGAAAACGACCAGACGAACCACTCGGTCTGGAGGATGTGAAGTCAATGAAGTTCACTCGAGCT GTTATCTTTGAGACATCAAGATTGGCAACGATCGTTAATGGGGTCCTAAGGAAAACTACTCGTGACTTGGAAATCAACG GTTATTTAATCCCAAAAGGATGGAGAATTTATGTTTACACGAGGGAAATTAACTACGATGCAAATCTTTATGAAGACCCATTGATCTTTAATCCTTGGAGATGGATG AAGAAGAGCTTGGAGTCACAAAACTCATGCTTTGTGTTTGGAGGTGGAACAAGGCTTTGTCCTGGTAAGGAACTAGGGATTGTTGAGATCTCGAGCTTCCTCCATTACTTTGTTACGAGATACAG ATGGGAGGAAGTAGGAGGGGATGAATTAATGGTATTTCCAAGAGTTTTTGCACCAAAAGGTTTCCACCTTAGGATTTCTCCCtactaa
- the LOC104732939 gene encoding cytochrome P450 85A1 isoform X2, producing MGTVMVMMGLLVIFVSLCSALLRWNQMRYTKNGLPPGTMGWPIFGETTEFLKQGPNFMRNQRLRYGSFFKSHLLGCPTLISMDSEVNRYILKNESKGLVPGYPQSMLDILGTCNMAAVHGSSHRLMRGSLLSLISSTMMRDHILPKVDHFMRSYLGQWNELEDIDIQDKTKHMAFLSSLTQIAENLRKPFVEEFKTAFFKLVVGTLSVPIDLPGTNYRCGIQARKNVDRLLRELMQERRDSGETFTDMLGYLMKKEDNRYSLTDEEIRDQVVTILYSGYETVSTTSMMALKYLHDHPKALQELRTEHLAIRERKRPDEPLGLEDVKSMKFTRAVIFETSRLATIVNGVLRKTTRDLEINGYLIPKGWRIYVYTREINYDANLYEDPLIFNPWRWMVSFVSWSHKTHALCLEVEQGFVLVRN from the exons ATGGGAacagtgatggtgatgatgggaCTACTTGTTATCTTCGTCTCGCTCTGCTCTGCTCTTCTTCGATGGAATCAGATGCGATATACCAAGAATGGCCTTCCTCCTGGAACCATGGGCTGGCCAATCTTTGGCGAAACCACCGAGTTCCTCAAACAAGGCCCCAACTTCATGAGAAACCAAAGACTccg ATATGGGAGTTTCTTCAAATCTCATCTTCTTGGTTGTCCAACATTAATCTCGATGGACTCAGAAGTGAACAGATACATTTTAAAGAACGAATCAAAAGGTTTGGTTCCTGGTTACCCACAATCTATGCTTGATATACTCGGGACTTGCAACATGGCTGCGGTTCATGGTTCGAGCCACCGGCTTATGAGAGGCTCGCTTCTCTCTCTTATAAGCTCGACCATGATGAGGGATCACATCTTGCCTAAAGTCGATCACTTCATGAGAAGCTATCTTGGTCAGTGGAATGAACTTGAGGATATTGATATCCAAGATAAGACCAAACAT ATGGCATTTTTATCTTCACTGACACAGATCGCTGAGAATTTAAGAAAACCATTCGTTGAAGAATTCAAAACAGCGTTCTTCAAGCTTGTTGTTGGTACTTTATCAGTTCCGATCGATCTTCCCGGTACGAATTATCGTTGCGGAATCCAA GCAAGAAAGAACGTTGATAGGTTGCTAAGAGAGCTGATGCAAGAACGTAGAGATTCTGGAGAAACATTCACGGACATGTTAGGTTACttgatgaagaaggaagataacCGATACTCATTAACCGATGAAGAAATAAGAGACCAAGTCGTCACGATTTTGTATTCGGGTTACGAAACTGTTTCTACGACATCTATGATGGCTCTTAAGTACCTTCATGATCACCCTAAAGCTCTTCAAGAACTCAGA ACAGAGCATTTGGCTATAAGGGAAAGAAAACGACCAGACGAACCACTCGGTCTGGAGGATGTGAAGTCAATGAAGTTCACTCGAGCT GTTATCTTTGAGACATCAAGATTGGCAACGATCGTTAATGGGGTCCTAAGGAAAACTACTCGTGACTTGGAAATCAACG GTTATTTAATCCCAAAAGGATGGAGAATTTATGTTTACACGAGGGAAATTAACTACGATGCAAATCTTTATGAAGACCCATTGATCTTTAATCCTTGGAGATGGATGGTAAGTTTTGTAT CTTGGAGTCACAAAACTCATGCTTTGTGTTTGGAGGTGGAACAAGGCTTTGTCCTGGTAAGGAACTAG